A genomic window from Prochlorococcus sp. RS04 includes:
- a CDS encoding DUF1330 domain-containing protein, with translation MKKTILIGLIAGIAGLAIGYKVPKDKNAGYVMISGRITNPEQAGKYFAKVNDVVVKGCGAKTLTVDYETDVREGYDGPFSVLAQFPSKKAAQDCYEGDYQNIIPLRKGAIDMNFRIVERNR, from the coding sequence ATGAAAAAAACTATTTTAATTGGTTTAATTGCTGGCATTGCTGGGCTTGCAATTGGTTATAAAGTCCCAAAAGACAAGAATGCTGGTTATGTAATGATTTCTGGAAGGATTACAAATCCAGAACAAGCAGGTAAATACTTTGCAAAAGTAAATGATGTAGTTGTTAAAGGTTGTGGAGCAAAAACATTAACAGTTGATTATGAAACAGATGTTAGAGAGGGATACGATGGACCGTTTTCAGTACTCGCACAATTTCCAAGCAAAAAGGCAGCACAAGATTGCTATGAAGGTGATTATCAAAATATTATTCCTTTAAGAAAAGGAGCTATAGATATGAACTTTAGAATAGTTGAGAGAAATAGATAA
- a CDS encoding NAD-dependent DNA ligase: MSSYLEERIRWYDDNYRSGNALISDAQFDQLENNLKRVSPNCDYFTNKKALPLPSLPKDQIQEFIEGLLPDTRLIIEPKIDGCAIALQYRDGILEKAISRKGTDCTNKISAVPDVPSNIKIKGLFQVRGELFNPSEYERPTYSQRQAGGYLRAADSKSDHLSFCSFQIINGRLNQHDSLKYLKKLGFTIPEYKSLNFTSQVEMYRKQWSDKKLFTNYPTDGIVVKINSRKLQLIREKSIGVYPHWAMAIKY; encoded by the coding sequence ATGAGCAGTTATCTAGAAGAGAGAATTAGGTGGTATGACGACAATTATCGTAGTGGTAATGCTCTAATATCTGATGCCCAATTTGATCAATTAGAAAATAACTTAAAAAGAGTTAGTCCTAATTGTGATTACTTCACCAATAAAAAAGCTCTTCCACTTCCTTCACTTCCTAAAGATCAAATACAAGAATTTATAGAAGGATTACTTCCAGATACAAGATTAATTATTGAACCAAAGATTGATGGTTGTGCGATTGCTCTTCAATATAGAGATGGCATTTTAGAAAAAGCTATTAGTAGAAAAGGAACAGATTGCACTAATAAGATTTCTGCTGTTCCTGACGTTCCATCTAATATAAAAATCAAAGGTTTATTCCAAGTTAGAGGAGAACTTTTCAATCCTTCAGAATATGAAAGACCAACTTATTCTCAAAGACAGGCGGGTGGTTATCTTAGGGCTGCTGATAGCAAAAGCGATCATCTTAGCTTTTGTAGTTTCCAGATAATTAATGGAAGATTAAATCAGCATGATTCACTTAAATATTTAAAAAAATTAGGTTTTACGATTCCAGAATATAAGAGTCTAAATTTCACTTCTCAAGTTGAGATGTATAGAAAGCAATGGTCAGATAAAAAACTATTTACTAACTACCCAACAGATGGAATCGTTGTAAAAATAAATTCTAGAAAATTGCAATTAATTAGAGAAAAATCTATTGGTGTTTATCCACATTGGGCAATGGCTATTAAGTACTAA
- a CDS encoding DUF3764 family protein, whose product MSCSVTSVFTFKIESTFDEWAAIFDSAEADKRHSEFDIKPLFRGVSKEDPQKVIVIHQAPEGNVQKFVEANGDWMATHRVDLSTMEESSWTSSAKTETCCD is encoded by the coding sequence ATGTCTTGTTCAGTTACCTCCGTGTTTACTTTTAAAATTGAAAGCACTTTCGATGAATGGGCTGCAATATTTGATAGTGCAGAAGCAGATAAAAGGCATTCAGAATTTGATATCAAGCCACTTTTTAGAGGAGTAAGTAAGGAAGATCCTCAAAAAGTTATTGTTATTCATCAAGCTCCAGAAGGTAATGTTCAGAAGTTTGTCGAAGCTAATGGTGACTGGATGGCAACCCATAGAGTTGACCTTTCAACAATGGAAGAATCATCTTGGACTTCTTCAGCAAAAACGGAAACTTGTTGTGATTAA